In one window of Nothobranchius furzeri strain GRZ-AD chromosome 11, NfurGRZ-RIMD1, whole genome shotgun sequence DNA:
- the LOC107383939 gene encoding tetratricopeptide repeat protein 39C — MAAPAEPTPGSAEGKKTERINDAELALTGINMLLNNGFKESDELFRTYRNHSPLMSFGASFVSFLNAVMTFEEEKMQMAFEDLKATEKLCESENAGVIETIKNKIKRSHTHSQRSGSAAVDRLQRQIIIADCQVYLAVLSFIKQELSAYIKGGWILRKAWKMYNKCYNDITHLQEGGKRRAPEASTSDSSDRARSSSSGPSPSHRSNGISPEVLDRLKGSVSFGYGLFHLCISMVPPHLLKIVNLLGFPGDRHQGLSALMYASDSKDMKAPLATLALLWYHTVVQPFFALDGSDTHAGLTIAKSILKQREATYPNSSLFMFFKGRIQRLECQISSALTFFRDALDLASDQREIQHVCLYEIGWCSMIELKYREAYRAFQRLKDESRWSQCYYAYLTGACQGAAGDLAGAISVFRDVQKLFKRKNNQIELFSMKRAERLASPSPSKELCILSVIEILYLWKALPNCSTANLQTMTRVLQGIDDASSTGLKNLLLGAINKCLHNTTDAMQYFHLAARDEAGRLSNSYVQPYSCYELGCVLLNSPETAAKGRMLMLQAKEDYAGYDFENRLHVRIHSALA; from the exons ATGGCGGCCCCAGCAGAACCAACACCGGGGAGCGCGGAGGGGAAGAAGACGGAGCGGATAAACGACGCAGAGTTGGCTCTGACAGGAATCAATATGCTGCTGAACAATGGATTCAAGGAAAGTGATGAGCTCTTCAGGACATACAG GAACCACAGTCCTTTGATGAGTTTTGGGGCCAGTTTTGTGAGTTTTCTG AACGCCGTCATGACGTTTGAAGAAGAGAAAATGCAGATGGCCTTTGAGGACCTCAAAGCTACAGAGAAACTGTGTGAGAGTGAAAATGCTGGTGTCATTGAAACCATTAAAAACAAGATCAAGCGCAGT CACACACACTCTCAGAGGTCGGGGTCGGCTGCTGTGGACCGACTCCAGAGACAGATCATCATCGCAGACTGTCAGGTTTACCTTGCTGTTCTGTCTTTCATAAAGCAAGAGCTGTCAG CATATATCAAAGGAGGGTGGATCCTCCGCAAAGCCTGGAAGATGTACAACAAATGCTACAAcgacatcacacatctgcaagaaGGAGGCAAAAGGAGAGCTCCTGAGGCTTCCACCTCTGACTCCTCTGATCGCGCTCGCTCCTCCTCAAGTGGACCGAGTCCGTCTCACAGATCGAACGGCATCAGCCCCGAGGTTCTGGATCGGCTGAAAGGGTCGGTCAGCTTTGGTTACGGCCTTTTCCACCTGTGCATCTCTATGGTGCCGCCACACCTGCTAAAGATTGTCAACCTGCTGGGTTTCCCTGGAGACCGACACCAAGGACTGTCGGCCCTCATGTACGCCAGCGATAGTAAGGACATGAAGGCCCCATTAGCGAC CCTGGCTCTGTTGTGGTACCACACGGTGGTGCAGCCCTTCTTTGCTCTCGATGGCTCAGACACACACGCAGGCCTAACTATAGCCAAATCCATCCTCAAACAAAGAGAGGCCACCTATCCAAACTCCTCCCTCTTCATGTTCTTCAAAGGCAGGATTCAACGCCTTGAG TGCCAGATCAGCAGTGCCTTGACGTTCTTCCGTGATGCCTTAGATCTGGCCTCTGACCAGAGGGAGATTCAACACGTGTGCTTATATGAAATAG GTTGGTGCAGCATGATCGAGCTGAAGTACAGAGAAGCCTACCGAGCGTTTCAGCGACTTAAGGATGAATCTCGCTGGTCCCAGTGCTACTACGCCTATTTAACAGGAG CATGCCAAGGAGCAGCTGGTGATCTGGCTGGAGCCATTTCTGTTTTCAGGGATGTCCAAAAACTTTTCAAGCGCAAAAACAATCAGATTGAGTTGTTTTCAATGAAGAGG GCGGAGAGGCTTGCAAGCCCCAGTCCATCCAAAGAGCTCTGCATCTTGTCTGTGATTGAGATTCTATATTTGTGGAAAGCACTGCCCAACTGTTCCACTGCCAATCTGCAGACAATGACACGTG TCTTGCAGGGGATTGACGACGCCTCGAGCACCGGCCTGAAGAATCTGCTTCTCGGTGCCATTAACAAATGCCTCCATAACACCACAGATGCCATGCAG TATTTCCATCTGGCAGCAAGGGACGAGGCTGGTCGTCTGAGCAATTCCTACGTGCAGCCCTACTCTTGCTACGAACTGGGCTGTGTTCTGCTAAATTCCCCTGAG ACTGCTGCCAAGGGTCGGATGCTAATGCTCCAGGCTAAG